The Candidatus Chlorobium masyuteum genome contains a region encoding:
- the recD2 gene encoding SF1B family DNA helicase RecD2, with amino-acid sequence MSESNSANTGEERLSGVVEKVSFFSPASGFAVLRLLVHGQREAVTVVGVVASVTTGQHVEAFGLWQNDKTWGMQFKASRLAVIPPDTLEGVGKYLASGMVKGIGPHFAKVLIQAYGMDVFTVIETHPERLLELPGIGRKRLEQVVAAWSEQKAVREIMVFLQSHGVGTARAVKIYRTYGEEAISVVSSNPYRLTLDIQGIGFKTADQIARNIGIASDSPLRARAGVAYVLQELSLEGHCRVPEPMLLEAAKRLLSIPVQVLEHAITEELSIGTLVAVGNAGERSFYLEALFRAESRVADSIHRILKGKLPWGTLEPLKSILAAEEHSGIELSDSQRSAVALALTSKLIVITGGPGVGKTTIINTILSILGSGALKFVLCAPTGRAAKRLSEATGREARTIHRILEFDPHAGDFKRTFGNPLQADVVIVDEASMIDVVLMSKLLAAIPDHAALMLAGDVDQLPPVGPGFVLSDMISCGALPVVRLTEIFRQAQSSMIIVNAHRINRGEPVLPTFRAGASVVAELSDFYVVPALSTEDINRRLLQVIIERIPLRFNLDPMKDIQVLTPMNRGSLGTKALNTLLQEALNPHPSGKIVRFGTTYAAGDKVIQMVNNYDKEVFNGDIGVVYTVNEEDDSLCVRYDGRDVPYEFGELDEIALAYAITIHKSQGSEYPAVVIPLSMQHFSLLERNLIYTAVTRARKLVMIIGEPRALAMAIGNKRSSERLTGLTAMISERMGGG; translated from the coding sequence ATGAGTGAGAGCAATTCCGCCAACACCGGTGAGGAACGGTTGAGCGGTGTGGTTGAAAAGGTGAGTTTTTTTAGCCCGGCATCAGGATTTGCAGTGCTTCGGCTTCTTGTCCATGGTCAGCGTGAAGCGGTGACGGTTGTAGGGGTTGTGGCTTCAGTGACAACGGGGCAGCATGTTGAGGCGTTCGGTCTCTGGCAGAATGATAAAACGTGGGGTATGCAGTTCAAGGCAAGCCGTCTTGCGGTCATTCCCCCCGATACCCTTGAAGGGGTCGGCAAATATCTTGCCTCCGGTATGGTAAAGGGGATTGGTCCCCATTTTGCCAAAGTGCTCATCCAGGCCTACGGCATGGATGTTTTTACGGTTATCGAGACTCACCCTGAACGACTGCTTGAACTGCCGGGTATCGGCAGAAAGCGTCTGGAGCAGGTTGTTGCAGCCTGGTCCGAGCAGAAGGCTGTCCGGGAGATCATGGTGTTTTTGCAGTCTCACGGAGTAGGTACGGCCCGTGCGGTCAAAATCTACAGAACCTATGGTGAAGAGGCGATCTCGGTGGTCTCTTCCAATCCCTACAGGCTTACCCTTGATATTCAGGGGATTGGATTCAAAACAGCTGATCAGATTGCCCGAAACATCGGTATCGCTTCAGATTCTCCCCTGAGGGCGCGGGCAGGAGTTGCTTATGTTCTTCAGGAGCTCTCATTGGAGGGCCATTGCCGGGTTCCCGAACCGATGCTGCTTGAAGCGGCCAAACGTCTTCTCTCTATTCCGGTTCAGGTGCTTGAGCATGCCATAACTGAAGAGCTCTCCATCGGTACTCTTGTTGCCGTTGGTAATGCGGGTGAGAGGAGTTTTTACCTTGAAGCACTTTTTCGAGCAGAGAGCCGGGTTGCTGACAGTATTCACCGGATTCTCAAGGGGAAACTTCCCTGGGGAACGCTGGAGCCGCTGAAATCCATTCTTGCAGCCGAAGAACACTCCGGGATTGAACTTTCAGACTCCCAGCGCAGCGCTGTGGCACTTGCCCTTACCAGCAAGCTGATTGTCATCACCGGCGGTCCCGGTGTTGGTAAAACCACCATTATTAATACGATCCTGTCAATACTCGGCAGCGGAGCATTGAAATTCGTTCTTTGCGCTCCTACAGGAAGAGCGGCCAAACGGCTTTCCGAAGCGACCGGCCGGGAAGCCAGAACCATTCACCGCATCCTTGAGTTTGATCCCCATGCAGGCGACTTTAAGCGTACTTTCGGTAATCCGCTGCAGGCTGATGTGGTCATTGTCGATGAAGCTTCCATGATCGACGTTGTGCTGATGAGCAAGCTGCTGGCAGCCATTCCGGATCATGCAGCGCTCATGCTTGCCGGAGATGTTGACCAGCTTCCCCCGGTCGGACCGGGATTCGTGCTTTCAGACATGATCAGTTGCGGAGCACTTCCTGTGGTAAGGCTTACCGAGATATTCCGTCAGGCACAGAGCTCCATGATCATTGTCAATGCTCACCGTATCAACAGAGGGGAACCGGTTCTGCCGACATTCAGGGCTGGTGCGTCCGTTGTGGCTGAACTTTCCGATTTCTACGTTGTTCCGGCCCTGAGCACCGAAGATATTAATCGTCGTCTGCTGCAGGTGATCATTGAGCGCATTCCCCTGCGCTTCAATCTTGATCCCATGAAAGATATTCAGGTGCTGACTCCAATGAACCGGGGCTCTCTTGGAACGAAGGCGCTGAATACCCTTCTTCAGGAAGCCCTGAATCCTCACCCCTCCGGAAAAATCGTGCGTTTCGGTACCACCTATGCAGCAGGCGACAAGGTGATCCAGATGGTCAACAACTATGACAAGGAGGTCTTCAACGGCGATATCGGAGTTGTTTATACCGTAAACGAGGAGGATGATTCGCTCTGTGTCCGCTATGACGGAAGGGATGTGCCTTACGAATTTGGAGAACTTGACGAAATTGCACTGGCCTATGCCATCACCATTCATAAAAGTCAGGGGTCGGAGTATCCGGCAGTGGTGATACCGCTCTCCATGCAGCACTTTTCGCTGCTGGAACGCAACCTTATCTATACGGCGGTCACCAGGGCAAGGAAGCTGGTCATGATTATCGGTGAGCCGAGGGCGCTTGCCATGGCCATCGGCAACAAGCGCTCTTCCGAGCGCTTGACCGGATTGACAGCCATGATTTCAGAGAGGATGGGGGGCGGTTGA
- a CDS encoding aliphatic sulfonate ABC transporter substrate-binding protein yields the protein MSLLCACQVSPELSAAELPSAVRVDYADYNPLSYVVKKFGWLDKEFQADDISVRWVYSGGSNNALEHLNSGKIDFASAAGLASVLSRANGKPIRAVYVFSHPEWISLVVTRDSPITSVSDLKGKRVAATPDTDPYFFLLRALAEAGLHKSDVTLVPLQHQEGRAALEHFEVDAWAGGDPYSASSQLESGSRVIYRNMAFNSNGFLNITESFAARYPDVVLRVIKIYERVRRWAIRHPDELALIYADEAGLSLQVARVILSRVDFSRPVPGPDDINRLKSAVPLLVHEELVEKGTGMNSVVDELVDSSFASKQVRACCGKQMKQ from the coding sequence ATGAGCCTGCTTTGTGCCTGTCAGGTTTCACCGGAGCTTTCGGCTGCTGAACTGCCGTCCGCAGTGCGGGTTGATTATGCCGACTATAATCCGCTCAGTTATGTCGTGAAAAAATTCGGATGGCTGGATAAGGAGTTTCAGGCTGACGATATTTCTGTGCGTTGGGTTTATAGCGGGGGAAGCAACAATGCACTGGAACACTTGAACAGCGGAAAAATTGATTTTGCATCCGCAGCCGGACTGGCTTCAGTGTTGAGCAGGGCGAACGGTAAACCGATCAGGGCGGTCTACGTTTTTTCTCATCCGGAGTGGATCTCCCTTGTTGTCACCCGTGATTCGCCCATCACCTCTGTTTCGGATCTGAAGGGGAAGAGAGTAGCGGCAACCCCGGACACCGATCCCTATTTTTTTCTGCTGCGTGCACTCGCCGAGGCCGGTTTGCATAAGAGCGATGTTACTCTTGTTCCTCTGCAGCATCAGGAGGGGCGGGCAGCGCTTGAACACTTTGAGGTTGACGCCTGGGCCGGAGGTGATCCCTACAGTGCTTCAAGCCAACTGGAGAGCGGTTCCCGTGTGATATACCGGAACATGGCATTCAACAGCAACGGGTTTTTGAACATAACGGAATCATTTGCAGCTCGCTATCCCGATGTGGTGTTACGAGTTATCAAGATCTATGAACGGGTTCGCAGGTGGGCGATCCGCCACCCTGATGAACTTGCGCTGATTTATGCAGATGAAGCCGGACTCTCTTTGCAGGTTGCAAGAGTGATACTGAGCAGGGTGGATTTTTCGCGACCGGTTCCTGGTCCGGATGATATTAACCGATTGAAGAGTGCAGTGCCGTTGCTTGTGCATGAAGAGCTGGTCGAAAAAGGAACCGGGATGAACAGCGTTGTTGACGAGCTGGTCGATTCCAGTTTTGCATCAAAGCAGGTGAGAGCATGTTGCGGAAAGCAAATGAAGCAATAA
- a CDS encoding aliphatic sulfonate ABC transporter substrate-binding protein, translated as MPVTSDLGASPLPAELRIDYADYNQLSLVLKKLGWLEKEFEADKLPVRWVFSGGSNLALKNLRDNSVDFGSSSGLSAVWSKANGNPLRTVYMFSRSEWAMLLVPRDSRINSVPDLKGEKIAATPGTDPFFFLLRALHEAGLQKSDVVIVPLQHVKGGIALNREQVDAWAGCDPYCASSQLEKGNRVIYRNPRFNSYGFLNTSERFAASYPEVVSRVVKVYEMVRRWAIRHPDELELIYADESRISLPVAQLVMSRVDMSKSITGISELKSLKDAAHVLSDANLVKKETDMNKVIDELVDPGFIPGK; from the coding sequence ATGCCTGTTACCTCCGATCTTGGGGCTTCACCACTGCCGGCCGAGCTGAGGATTGATTACGCTGATTATAACCAGTTGAGCCTGGTATTGAAAAAATTAGGCTGGCTGGAGAAGGAGTTTGAAGCTGACAAGCTGCCGGTTCGCTGGGTGTTCAGTGGTGGCAGTAATCTTGCACTGAAGAATCTGCGAGACAATAGTGTTGATTTCGGCTCCTCTTCAGGATTAAGTGCCGTATGGAGCAAAGCCAATGGAAACCCGCTCAGGACGGTCTACATGTTTTCACGTTCGGAGTGGGCAATGCTGCTTGTCCCCCGTGATTCCCGCATCAACTCGGTACCCGATTTAAAGGGTGAAAAAATTGCTGCAACTCCGGGTACCGATCCTTTTTTTTTCCTCTTGCGGGCATTGCATGAAGCGGGTTTACAGAAGAGCGATGTGGTCATTGTTCCCCTGCAGCACGTTAAGGGGGGTATTGCACTCAACAGAGAGCAGGTTGATGCATGGGCAGGTTGCGATCCCTATTGCGCTTCAAGCCAGTTAGAGAAGGGAAACCGGGTGATATACCGTAATCCGCGTTTCAACAGCTACGGCTTTTTGAATACATCCGAGCGCTTTGCAGCCAGCTATCCCGAAGTGGTGTCGCGTGTTGTCAAGGTATATGAGATGGTGCGCAGGTGGGCAATCCGCCATCCTGATGAGCTTGAGTTGATTTATGCTGATGAATCAAGGATATCGTTACCGGTAGCTCAACTGGTGATGAGCAGGGTTGACATGTCGAAATCCATAACGGGGATCTCTGAACTCAAGAGCCTGAAGGATGCGGCCCATGTTTTATCGGATGCAAATCTTGTCAAAAAAGAGACAGATATGAACAAGGTGATCGATGAACTGGTTGATCCCGGTTTTATACCGGGCAAGTGA
- a CDS encoding radical SAM protein yields MKYVFGPVSSKRLGQSLGVDLLPPKSCTWNCLYCQLGKTRAVATERQEFFPREAVLEEIRRALEVNTALDWITFVGSGETMLYKGIGWLITEVKKLTTVPVAVITNGSLFSLPEVRRELLEADAVLPSLNAGSEALHTRIDRPAPGLTFSKHIDGLAAFRKEYQGRLWIEVMLLGGINDSDEALHDLAAALKDINPDMVHLLLPTRPAPEQEVHLPSPERIQRAIAILSEVVTVVDPVKGSMNLQGASDLLKAVTAIATRHPVQQRELEKAIADCFEGDSDKAGRVMEELLETGTFTKVEHAGEIYWTIRVASV; encoded by the coding sequence ATGAAATACGTTTTTGGTCCGGTATCGTCAAAACGCCTCGGTCAATCACTTGGTGTTGATCTGCTCCCCCCGAAAAGCTGCACATGGAACTGTCTTTACTGCCAGTTGGGAAAAACCAGAGCAGTTGCTACAGAGCGGCAGGAGTTTTTTCCGCGTGAAGCGGTACTTGAGGAGATACGCCGGGCGCTGGAAGTCAACACCGCACTTGACTGGATTACCTTTGTCGGTTCCGGTGAAACTATGCTCTACAAGGGGATTGGCTGGCTGATCACTGAGGTAAAAAAACTCACCACGGTACCTGTTGCGGTCATTACCAACGGATCGCTCTTCTCTCTTCCGGAAGTTCGCCGGGAGCTGCTTGAGGCAGATGCGGTGCTCCCTTCTCTCAACGCCGGTTCGGAGGCTCTGCACACCCGGATCGACAGACCGGCTCCGGGCCTTACGTTCAGCAAGCATATTGATGGACTTGCCGCATTCAGAAAGGAGTATCAGGGCCGTCTCTGGATTGAGGTGATGCTGCTCGGAGGAATCAACGACTCCGATGAAGCGCTTCATGATCTCGCCGCTGCTCTCAAGGATATCAATCCCGATATGGTTCATCTTCTCCTCCCGACCCGTCCGGCTCCCGAGCAGGAGGTCCATCTCCCCTCTCCGGAGAGGATTCAGCGTGCTATCGCCATTCTCTCGGAAGTTGTCACTGTTGTTGATCCGGTTAAAGGGAGCATGAACCTGCAGGGTGCATCCGATCTTCTCAAGGCGGTTACCGCCATTGCTACACGCCATCCCGTACAGCAGCGTGAACTGGAGAAAGCCATTGCCGACTGTTTTGAGGGTGACAGTGATAAAGCCGGCAGGGTAATGGAGGAACTGCTCGAAACCGGAACATTTACGAAGGTTGAGCATGCCGGGGAGATCTACTGGACGATCAGGGTGGCGTCTGTCTGA
- a CDS encoding BCD family MFS transporter, translated as MKTLNLVRLSMFQMGLGLMLGFIQDILNRVMIKELLLPATIALGLISLKELLAIFGVKVWIGNLSDRLSVFGYRRTPYILLGLLSCIVAFVLSPTAAYEVKIGGTAFSEMLPALLTDAGLWKLAFIFLMFGFGLQVATTSYYALIADVVPEEHIGKVTGASWTLMVLTAIISNWNIGNYLTVYTPERLTEMAEIGGLITLFFGLVAILGVENRNAEAAGGKAKHSISFAQSVRLLSSSPRTLQFALYIFISIFALFANEVVMDPFGAEVFGMPVSATTKLFKPMMGGTQLIFMVITGFLLSRIGFKRGAYFGNTFSAIGFAVIIAAGFMLDQTLLRIGLVVTGMGLGAASVSNISMMMNMTAGRSGIYIGLWGTAQSLAIFIGHSGAGVIRDVIYTLSSNHMFAYAAIFVIEIIAFTASSVVLPHISKEAFEAESEAKMSEFANAAKVG; from the coding sequence GTGAAGACATTAAACCTGGTACGTCTCTCCATGTTCCAGATGGGTTTAGGACTCATGCTTGGCTTCATTCAGGATATTCTGAACCGGGTCATGATCAAGGAGCTGCTCTTGCCGGCAACGATTGCACTGGGGCTGATCAGCCTCAAGGAGCTGCTTGCCATTTTCGGTGTCAAGGTATGGATCGGCAACCTTTCCGACCGGCTGAGTGTTTTCGGTTACCGCAGGACACCCTACATCCTTCTCGGGCTGTTGAGCTGCATTGTTGCCTTTGTACTTTCCCCGACAGCGGCCTATGAAGTGAAGATAGGGGGGACCGCCTTCTCGGAGATGCTTCCGGCTCTTCTGACCGATGCAGGCCTCTGGAAACTGGCCTTCATTTTTCTCATGTTCGGTTTCGGCCTGCAGGTTGCGACCACCTCCTATTACGCACTGATTGCCGATGTTGTGCCCGAAGAGCATATCGGCAAGGTCACCGGAGCAAGCTGGACCCTCATGGTTCTGACGGCTATTATTTCAAACTGGAACATTGGGAACTATTTGACGGTATATACTCCTGAACGGCTCACAGAGATGGCTGAAATCGGCGGTCTCATTACCCTCTTTTTCGGACTGGTGGCCATACTTGGTGTGGAAAACCGCAATGCAGAGGCTGCCGGGGGCAAGGCCAAGCACAGTATCAGTTTTGCCCAGTCGGTGCGCCTGCTCTCTTCATCGCCGAGGACCCTGCAGTTCGCCCTCTATATTTTTATCTCCATCTTTGCCCTGTTTGCCAACGAAGTGGTTATGGATCCTTTTGGAGCTGAAGTGTTCGGGATGCCGGTTTCCGCCACCACCAAGCTTTTCAAGCCGATGATGGGCGGAACCCAGCTCATTTTTATGGTGATTACCGGTTTTCTGCTTTCACGGATCGGCTTCAAGCGGGGAGCCTATTTCGGTAATACCTTCAGCGCGATCGGATTCGCCGTCATCATCGCTGCCGGTTTTATGCTGGATCAGACCCTGCTTCGTATCGGACTTGTTGTTACCGGCATGGGTCTCGGTGCAGCAAGCGTTTCCAACATCTCCATGATGATGAACATGACAGCGGGGCGCAGCGGAATCTATATCGGTCTCTGGGGTACCGCCCAGAGCCTTGCCATCTTCATTGGCCACTCCGGCGCAGGGGTCATCCGCGATGTGATCTATACCCTCTCCAGCAACCACATGTTTGCCTATGCAGCCATTTTTGTGATCGAGATTATCGCCTTTACAGCATCGAGCGTGGTGCTGCCCCATATTTCAAAAGAGGCCTTCGAGGCCGAGAGCGAAGCGAAAATGTCGGAATTCGCCAATGCAGCGAAGGTCGGTTGA
- a CDS encoding PstS family phosphate ABC transporter substrate-binding protein: MAGMNSSIKKILSGAALCCMLFAAFIDAANAADGVLPTPSGLIAENKIITDGAPLAGVIANIFALDFLKSDGIDVRVNETDAARGMYSLIYKTCDIANTTRRIHPDELAEAGKRGINPVEHLIAQDAIAIVVHPANPLKGLTVDQIRKIYDGTYSNWKQVGGLNRPIVRLQLDRASGTQETFSELVMKKRPVTRRTVTLLSIRWVKSYITTTPDAIGFIDHGLVDRSVKALLVNGIEQSAQHITDHTYPLGLNLYMYTNGQPVGVLKRFVEYAKTALGRESLRAHGFIPGD; this comes from the coding sequence ATGGCCGGAATGAATAGCTCTATCAAGAAAATACTTTCTGGTGCTGCTCTATGCTGCATGCTCTTTGCAGCTTTTATTGATGCAGCCAATGCAGCAGATGGAGTTCTCCCCACCCCTTCAGGCCTGATTGCTGAAAATAAAATTATCACAGACGGAGCGCCACTGGCCGGTGTTATTGCAAATATTTTTGCGCTTGATTTTCTCAAAAGTGATGGCATCGATGTGCGGGTCAATGAGACTGATGCGGCACGCGGCATGTACAGCCTTATCTATAAAACCTGTGACATCGCCAACACGACAAGAAGGATTCACCCTGATGAGCTGGCTGAGGCAGGAAAACGCGGGATCAATCCGGTTGAACACCTTATTGCACAGGATGCCATCGCCATTGTTGTTCATCCGGCTAATCCCCTTAAGGGCCTGACTGTCGATCAAATCCGCAAGATCTATGACGGGACCTACAGTAACTGGAAACAGGTTGGCGGGCTGAATCGTCCCATCGTGCGACTTCAGCTTGATCGCGCAAGCGGAACCCAGGAAACCTTCTCGGAACTGGTTATGAAAAAGCGTCCGGTAACCCGGAGAACCGTAACACTGTTAAGTATTCGCTGGGTCAAAAGTTATATCACCACAACACCCGACGCCATCGGATTTATAGACCATGGTCTGGTTGACCGTTCAGTCAAGGCTCTTCTGGTCAATGGTATTGAGCAGTCAGCACAGCACATAACGGACCATACCTATCCGCTCGGGCTTAATCTCTATATGTACACAAACGGCCAACCTGTCGGAGTTCTCAAGAGGTTCGTTGAATATGCAAAAACAGCTCTGGGTCGCGAGTCGCTGAGAGCGCACGGATTTATTCCCGGTGATTGA
- a CDS encoding tetratricopeptide repeat protein — MKESAKPHSLLRAAPRAIRALCDRAGLTNGYCRRRCGSFLSVALVMAPIYHAARAKTADEVFREVSGSVVVIHNFDNKGKIQSLGSGILLPSGQVATNYHVIEKAGKLTVSLQGREYPATPGYIDRFRDVCSLVVSGMQGSQLLMGDTNLLKVGSKVYAIGSPQGLELTFSDGIISALRDVDKGHYIQTTAPISQGSSGGGLFDEHARLIGLPTYFFNQGQQLNFALPVEWVLDLRNRHALLSKAGSVDSEWVFRVIALEEKQDWSGMIQLCLNWSKQIPSSAEAWGYLGFAYLQKGELALAIDAYQRAIQIRPEYAHYWADLGVAYSREGQKTRQIEAYRQAVRINANYALGWINLGIAYYQNGDLEKAIDAYEHAVRINPADASSWFNMGITCRDAGQFFKAVESFRHTVHLTPGNAQYWLNLGEVYGLADRRAEQIEAYNQALRIKPDYDDALVSLGVAYGIAGRETEERGAYLKALHINPEHNTALFNLGQDYLEHSEREPAREVYSHLKRVNPELAQMFFKNYNTLLFPKTAK; from the coding sequence ATGAAAGAAAGCGCAAAACCGCACTCTCTTTTACGGGCAGCTCCCAGGGCCATACGCGCTCTGTGTGATCGTGCAGGCCTGACAAATGGCTATTGCCGGCGTCGCTGTGGTTCATTCCTCTCTGTTGCGCTTGTTATGGCACCCATATATCACGCTGCCCGAGCCAAAACCGCGGATGAGGTTTTCCGGGAGGTTTCCGGAAGCGTGGTCGTGATTCATAACTTTGATAACAAAGGCAAGATCCAGAGCCTCGGCAGCGGTATTCTCCTGCCATCCGGTCAGGTGGCGACCAATTATCATGTTATTGAAAAAGCCGGAAAGCTGACGGTCAGCCTCCAGGGCCGGGAGTATCCGGCCACTCCCGGTTACATCGACCGGTTTCGGGATGTATGCTCTCTTGTGGTATCCGGCATGCAGGGTTCACAACTCCTCATGGGTGATACGAATTTGCTGAAGGTTGGATCAAAAGTCTATGCGATAGGCTCACCGCAGGGGCTGGAGCTGACCTTCTCTGACGGCATAATTTCCGCCTTGCGCGATGTTGACAAGGGCCACTATATCCAGACCACAGCACCGATATCCCAGGGCTCAAGCGGGGGTGGGCTGTTTGATGAACATGCCCGTCTGATCGGTTTGCCTACCTATTTTTTCAATCAGGGTCAGCAGTTGAATTTCGCCCTGCCGGTTGAGTGGGTACTCGATTTGCGCAACCGGCATGCATTGCTGTCCAAAGCCGGTTCGGTCGACAGCGAATGGGTGTTCAGGGTGATAGCCCTGGAGGAGAAACAGGACTGGAGTGGTATGATCCAGTTATGCCTGAACTGGTCAAAACAGATCCCGTCAAGTGCTGAAGCCTGGGGTTATCTCGGGTTTGCCTATCTCCAGAAAGGAGAGCTTGCCCTGGCCATTGATGCCTATCAGAGGGCAATACAGATCCGTCCGGAATATGCACACTACTGGGCTGATCTTGGCGTTGCCTACAGCCGTGAGGGGCAGAAAACCAGACAGATAGAAGCCTATCGACAGGCAGTCAGGATCAATGCCAACTATGCCCTGGGCTGGATCAATCTTGGTATCGCCTATTACCAGAATGGTGATCTGGAGAAGGCTATAGATGCCTATGAGCATGCGGTGCGAATTAATCCGGCAGATGCCTCTTCCTGGTTCAATATGGGAATTACCTGTCGTGATGCCGGTCAGTTCTTCAAAGCTGTTGAGTCGTTCAGGCATACGGTGCATCTCACACCCGGTAATGCACAATATTGGTTAAATCTGGGTGAGGTCTACGGGTTGGCTGACCGGCGAGCCGAACAGATCGAGGCGTATAATCAGGCTCTTCGTATCAAGCCGGACTATGATGATGCACTGGTCAGCCTTGGAGTCGCCTATGGAATTGCAGGCAGGGAAACTGAAGAGCGGGGTGCCTATCTGAAAGCACTGCACATTAACCCGGAACACAATACAGCGCTCTTCAATCTTGGTCAGGATTATCTGGAGCACAGCGAGCGGGAGCCGGCTCGGGAGGTCTATTCCCATCTGAAGCGGGTAAATCCGGAACTTGCTCAAATGTTCTTCAAAAACTATAATACTTTGCTGTTTCCTAAAACAGCAAAGTAG
- a CDS encoding tetratricopeptide repeat protein, producing the protein MKKSDKPDALRVDSRAMMFSGAGILRYALRRCCVLLSVVSVLALQPLPALAKTAAEVFREVSPSVVVVHAYDNNGRLQSMGSGIVLSSGQVVTNYHVIEKAARLMVIYQGREYTAKAGYTDRFRDVCSLVVSGLQGSQITFGNTSQLRVGEKVYAIGSPQGLELTFSDGIISGLRAVDKGYYIQTTAPISLGSSGGGLFDEHARLIGIATYFFKQGQQLNFALPVEWIIDLPSRHVVQTKVNAGDIDKINQVNAFEEKQDWAGMIQFCLQWTKQMPASSDAWGYLGFAYLQKGELTLAIEAYQAAVRLRPDYAHYWADLGVAYGREGQYERMIAAYRQAVRNNNEYALAWINLGIAYIQNGSYLQAVEAYQQVVRITPGDASSWYNMGSAYSEAGHYPEAVEAYRHAVLLSPGNIQYLINLGRAYGMAGQKNKQFEAYREALQIKPDYADAWVFLAIANGEAGHEIDMREAYQRALLINPDHNTALFNLGKDYLEQGNQKKGMELYSRLKRLNPELSQLFYNSFYKLMFPKKAG; encoded by the coding sequence ATGAAAAAGAGCGACAAACCTGACGCACTGCGGGTTGATTCCCGTGCAATGATGTTTTCAGGAGCCGGTATACTCCGTTATGCTCTCCGCCGCTGTTGTGTATTGCTCTCTGTTGTTTCTGTTTTGGCCCTGCAACCGCTTCCGGCACTGGCAAAAACCGCGGCCGAGGTGTTTCGGGAAGTTTCGCCAAGTGTTGTCGTGGTTCATGCCTATGACAATAACGGCAGGCTTCAGAGTATGGGTAGCGGCATTGTTCTCTCTTCCGGACAGGTGGTGACCAATTATCATGTCATTGAAAAAGCAGCGCGGCTGATGGTTATCTATCAGGGTCGGGAGTATACGGCCAAAGCCGGCTATACCGATCGCTTCAGGGATGTATGCTCGCTTGTGGTTTCCGGACTACAGGGTTCGCAAATCACCTTTGGAAATACAAGTCAGCTCAGGGTAGGGGAGAAGGTCTATGCGATAGGCTCTCCGCAGGGATTGGAACTGACCTTTTCCGACGGCATTATCTCGGGCTTGCGTGCTGTTGATAAAGGCTACTATATCCAGACAACGGCGCCGATTTCACTCGGTTCAAGCGGGGGTGGACTTTTTGATGAACATGCCCGCTTGATAGGCATCGCAACCTATTTTTTTAAACAGGGTCAGCAGTTGAATTTTGCACTGCCCGTTGAGTGGATAATCGATCTGCCAAGCAGGCATGTTGTTCAGACTAAAGTCAATGCCGGTGATATCGATAAAATCAATCAGGTCAACGCGTTTGAGGAAAAACAGGATTGGGCAGGTATGATTCAGTTCTGCCTGCAGTGGACAAAACAGATGCCGGCAAGCAGTGACGCCTGGGGATATTTAGGATTTGCCTATCTGCAGAAAGGAGAGTTAACATTGGCAATCGAGGCGTATCAGGCGGCTGTCCGTCTTCGTCCTGATTATGCACACTACTGGGCTGATCTTGGGGTTGCCTACGGCCGGGAGGGTCAGTATGAAAGAATGATAGCGGCTTACCGGCAGGCAGTAAGGAACAATAATGAATATGCTCTCGCGTGGATCAATCTTGGAATTGCCTATATACAGAATGGAAGCTACTTGCAGGCCGTCGAGGCATATCAGCAGGTGGTGAGGATCACACCCGGTGATGCCTCTTCCTGGTATAACATGGGTAGTGCCTACAGCGAAGCAGGGCATTACCCGGAAGCTGTCGAGGCTTACCGGCATGCGGTGCTGCTCTCTCCAGGCAATATCCAGTATTTGATTAATCTGGGAAGGGCTTACGGAATGGCCGGTCAGAAGAACAAACAGTTTGAAGCCTACAGAGAGGCTCTTCAGATCAAACCGGATTATGCTGATGCATGGGTTTTCCTGGCTATCGCCAATGGTGAGGCTGGTCATGAAATTGATATGCGGGAGGCATACCAGAGGGCTCTTCTCATCAATCCTGATCACAATACAGCACTCTTCAACCTTGGCAAGGATTATCTGGAACAAGGCAATCAAAAGAAAGGCATGGAGTTATACTCCCGCCTGAAGAGGCTCAATCCCGAACTTTCTCAGCTCTTCTACAACAGTTTTTACAAGCTTATGTTTCCGAAAAAAGCCGGTTAA